The Zobellia alginiliquefaciens genome contains a region encoding:
- a CDS encoding toxin-antitoxin system YwqK family antitoxin, translating into MLKKLCGKLYLIPLCIVFFACAQMPKKNYYENGQIKEEGQIVKNKKEGLWKEFYKDGTIKSTINYKEGKRHGDLLVYYDNGNLAKKGEIIKDTITIGMWQWFYKNKQLKIEGAFDIQGNQKDIWKTFYEDGSKMSIANFPDGSHLKYHKDGTTIKEKGSYKKGERQGQWKSYYKSGILKYDSKYENGRKYGIQQKFYDNGQLEQIADYVNGEPHAELKNYSDDGKLESLFFYNNGEIIWKKVFYEEGGIKEHITYEKVSNDSVVKLTKTYYANGQIDEEYFFDNKKKYN; encoded by the coding sequence ATGTTAAAAAAACTATGCGGAAAACTTTACTTAATTCCCTTATGCATCGTATTCTTTGCATGTGCACAAATGCCTAAAAAAAATTATTATGAAAATGGGCAAATCAAAGAAGAAGGACAAATTGTTAAAAATAAAAAAGAGGGCTTATGGAAAGAGTTTTACAAAGATGGCACAATTAAATCAACTATAAATTACAAAGAAGGTAAGCGTCATGGAGACTTATTAGTTTATTACGACAATGGCAACCTAGCTAAGAAAGGTGAAATTATTAAAGATACTATAACTATAGGTATGTGGCAATGGTTTTACAAAAACAAACAACTAAAAATAGAGGGAGCTTTTGATATACAAGGCAATCAAAAAGACATTTGGAAAACCTTTTATGAGGACGGCTCAAAAATGTCAATAGCAAATTTCCCAGATGGATCACACTTGAAATATCATAAAGATGGCACTACAATAAAAGAAAAAGGCAGTTATAAAAAAGGAGAAAGGCAAGGACAATGGAAATCATATTATAAAAGTGGAATACTCAAGTATGATTCGAAATATGAAAATGGCAGAAAATATGGTATTCAACAAAAATTTTATGACAATGGGCAACTTGAACAAATTGCTGATTATGTAAACGGAGAACCACATGCAGAATTAAAAAACTATTCTGATGATGGTAAATTAGAAAGTCTATTTTTTTATAATAATGGAGAAATTATTTGGAAAAAAGTTTTTTATGAAGAAGGAGGAATCAAAGAACACATTACTTATGAGAAAGTATCCAACGACTCGGTAGTTAAACTAACTAAAACTTACTACGCTAATGGTCAAATAGATGAAGAATATTTTTTTGATAATAAAAAAAAATATAATTAG
- a CDS encoding OmpA family protein: protein MKKLLFIWFVLGLTVQTYAQQELKRADTYFERAYYSDAIPLYEQLLPRNKNSKLIKNLADSYYHTFDMKAAARWYGYLISNYGENVDESYHFKLNQSLKAIGEYENAKKVLVDFYTEEGQDDKVSQIENNFTYVENVRAIGNRFEIKNLNLNTSTSEFGAARIDSNLVYSASRKNSSALPKLYRWNNENYLDIYSHPIEKIEQGDSLSSSISSVINSKMHEGTFAISKDRKTIYFTRNSKKKTEGDKISNLKIYRAEYVEDSWRNITPLPFNSDDFSTEHPALSPDGTKLYFSSDREGGFGSFDLYFVTIQKDGFFGNPINLGEDINTDKKEQFPFIDNQGNLYFASNGHPGFGLLDLFISKENNGSFEKPDNLGLPVNSGYDDFSLSMDNDSTTGYFSSNRPAGKGSDDIYSFSETKPLLIEDCKQFIAGVLTDKTTKLPLANAHIELVDADGNSIEKIITTPDASFKFQIECSSQYRIMANKEGYEDNSKILISDTERNVVKDGSLTLYSIREREAKKAEAILAKKEAEEKLALAEIERKKKQEKAAELAQIEKEKQTAIKQKATQEKEERERLKKIETIIAKEDAIVRENERIVIQTEEIHFDYSLWYVRREARERLAKVVAIMKNNPGMVIEIGTHTDIRGNSEYNRDLSQKRADSAKEFMVKNGIAQNRIIAKGYGESQPIVKCETVESCTEEDHEWNRRCELVVVKWE, encoded by the coding sequence ATGAAAAAACTACTCTTCATATGGTTTGTTCTGGGTTTAACCGTACAAACCTACGCCCAACAAGAACTGAAACGTGCCGACACATATTTTGAACGCGCGTACTACAGTGATGCTATTCCGCTTTATGAGCAGTTGCTTCCACGGAACAAAAATTCAAAACTGATTAAAAACCTTGCGGATAGTTACTACCATACTTTTGATATGAAGGCAGCCGCCCGTTGGTATGGATATTTAATTTCCAATTATGGCGAAAACGTTGACGAAAGCTATCATTTTAAGCTAAACCAATCTTTAAAAGCGATAGGCGAATATGAAAACGCAAAAAAAGTGCTCGTTGATTTTTATACAGAGGAAGGACAAGACGATAAGGTCAGCCAAATTGAAAACAACTTCACCTATGTAGAAAATGTAAGGGCTATTGGTAATAGATTTGAAATTAAAAACCTCAACCTCAATACATCCACATCAGAATTTGGTGCCGCGCGTATAGATTCCAATTTGGTATACAGCGCTTCCAGAAAAAACTCAAGTGCCCTGCCTAAACTCTATCGTTGGAACAATGAAAACTATTTAGATATCTATTCCCATCCCATTGAAAAAATAGAACAAGGAGATAGTTTAAGCTCATCCATTAGCAGCGTAATCAACTCCAAAATGCACGAGGGCACTTTTGCCATTTCAAAAGATAGAAAAACCATTTATTTTACCAGAAACAGTAAAAAGAAAACGGAAGGTGATAAAATCAGTAACCTAAAAATTTATCGTGCAGAATATGTAGAGGATTCTTGGAGGAATATCACTCCTTTACCCTTTAACAGCGATGATTTCTCAACGGAACACCCAGCATTAAGTCCGGACGGAACAAAACTTTATTTCTCTTCTGATCGCGAAGGTGGTTTTGGTTCGTTTGACCTATACTTTGTTACCATTCAAAAGGATGGATTCTTTGGAAATCCTATCAACCTAGGAGAGGATATCAATACGGATAAGAAGGAACAATTTCCATTTATTGATAACCAGGGCAACCTCTATTTCGCCTCAAACGGTCATCCCGGTTTTGGGCTGCTAGACCTATTCATTTCAAAAGAAAACAATGGAAGCTTTGAAAAACCTGACAACCTAGGACTGCCCGTAAATAGTGGTTATGACGACTTCTCCTTGTCAATGGACAACGACAGTACAACAGGGTATTTTTCATCTAATCGCCCTGCTGGTAAAGGCAGTGATGATATCTATTCCTTTTCGGAAACCAAACCTCTTCTCATAGAAGATTGCAAGCAATTTATTGCAGGTGTTTTGACCGATAAAACTACAAAACTACCCCTGGCAAATGCGCATATTGAACTTGTAGACGCCGATGGCAATTCCATAGAAAAAATTATTACCACGCCCGATGCTTCCTTTAAATTCCAGATTGAATGTAGCAGTCAATATCGCATTATGGCGAATAAAGAAGGATATGAAGACAACTCAAAAATCCTTATTTCCGACACCGAAAGAAATGTGGTAAAAGATGGTTCACTTACACTTTACTCTATTCGAGAACGTGAAGCAAAAAAAGCCGAAGCAATCCTCGCCAAAAAAGAAGCTGAGGAAAAACTGGCCTTAGCAGAAATAGAACGAAAAAAGAAGCAGGAAAAGGCAGCGGAACTGGCACAAATAGAAAAAGAGAAGCAAACAGCCATTAAACAAAAAGCAACTCAAGAAAAAGAAGAGCGCGAACGACTTAAAAAAATAGAGACCATAATTGCCAAAGAAGATGCCATTGTCAGAGAAAATGAGCGAATCGTTATTCAAACCGAAGAAATTCATTTTGACTACAGCCTTTGGTATGTGAGACGAGAAGCTAGGGAAAGGTTGGCGAAGGTAGTTGCCATTATGAAAAACAACCCTGGTATGGTCATTGAAATCGGCACGCATACGGATATAAGAGGTAACTCTGAATACAACCGTGACCTTTCTCAAAAACGAGCCGACTCCGCAAAAGAATTTATGGTTAAAAACGGAATTGCCCAAAATAGAATAATTGCAAAAGGCTATGGTGAATCACAACCCATTGTAAAATGCGAAACAGTAGAAAGTTGTACTGAAGAAGACCATGAATGGAACAGAAGGTGTGAATTAGTAGTTGTAAAGTGGGAATAA
- a CDS encoding gliding motility-associated C-terminal domain-containing protein, giving the protein MTNQTYKRTFLQWVLPFCLILFSIDTFAQCAGSDSSVTICEKDSDEANKTFDLFAELGGTPLPGGTWSTNDPANFYALDRDTGIVNLWEVKNSGLHEFTYTNTCGSEESAVVTITLGGYPGEDNIDGSADACGDDPSVNLHGFIGDETEGKFQDFNGTWDAITPEAAPHLALNFFDAESAGPGIYEFTHTVPAVGSCLSRQVTLLLEVQRPANSGIASSLTVCTTDDLSSYTDFDLNDLLEDEDINGTWSEGTDTDQLSDLTDHNIDIEAIRDRHTYGSFSFTYTVYPSHAVCDIHRTTVEISILPTFRGTMTAPNFCIDPDKYLIEISDYEDTLIPPGAYSVTYQLDSSSGNSGETTSLILNPDRTGSFEIDADLVEKNVTTTLSIISLGEEVCADIQVSPIQFIVTDPLANVTDTCEGEDISVSLSDIFDPSFTRADGTYDVNYTITAPSATETTHTASAITFTSGSANFTIPTSQITETGEYDFDFEVDNGFPMECDITNTAIITAIPEAIQLDIVVDNSCNATGIDVLVTAPTLTDGAYIVTYEVVSQETNTILIDNTINFSGGTADYQIDVATLEQGNYTVTVKSTQNDTTPCRTIFDFEVNENFAIEGVPALPEAEPLQTICLAQFPSSSPTLQDIEVTANGEIMFYDTATDMDILPIDTELVDGEDYFISNIDPNNNCEGSDRVQVSVILSDPETPMLFVGNPTFCGSENPVVNNLNASVASSNAIVWYETETGGTALDTNTGLIDGKSYYAATEVDGKCQSSVRTEVIPTVYQLEPASLAFTTLVLCGLDEPTIENLSDAESNSSYDVLWYDTPSNGIPLEEDVLLISGTTYYAESFNPDTGCMNPERMAITIDLTNCEPEEYGFFIPDGFSPNGDGKNDTFFIPNIEIIFPEFTLEILNRYGTSLFKGDRSSPAWNGKNGSGTAPNGVYFYIIDYNKEGHNPVQGRLYLNR; this is encoded by the coding sequence GACCGAGATACCGGTATTGTAAACCTGTGGGAAGTTAAAAACTCAGGTTTACACGAGTTTACCTATACAAACACCTGTGGTTCCGAGGAATCTGCCGTTGTAACCATTACATTGGGCGGGTACCCTGGCGAGGACAATATAGATGGTTCTGCAGATGCCTGTGGGGATGACCCCTCCGTAAATTTACATGGTTTTATTGGAGATGAAACAGAAGGGAAATTTCAAGATTTCAATGGTACTTGGGATGCTATTACACCTGAGGCGGCACCACATTTAGCATTAAATTTTTTCGATGCAGAATCTGCCGGACCTGGTATATATGAATTTACCCATACTGTACCTGCCGTAGGCAGCTGTCTTAGCAGACAAGTAACCTTATTGCTTGAAGTTCAAAGGCCTGCGAATTCAGGTATTGCTTCTAGTTTAACGGTCTGTACTACAGATGATTTATCTAGTTATACTGATTTTGACTTAAATGATTTATTAGAAGATGAAGATATAAACGGTACTTGGTCAGAAGGTACCGATACAGACCAACTATCCGATCTTACTGATCACAACATAGATATTGAGGCAATTAGAGACCGCCATACCTATGGCTCCTTCTCTTTTACTTATACCGTCTATCCATCACATGCGGTCTGTGACATTCATAGAACTACTGTTGAAATTAGTATTCTACCCACTTTTCGGGGTACAATGACCGCTCCTAATTTTTGTATAGACCCGGATAAATACCTAATTGAAATAAGCGATTATGAAGATACATTGATTCCACCCGGCGCTTATTCCGTAACATACCAATTGGATTCTTCGAGCGGAAATTCAGGAGAAACTACCTCACTAATTCTTAACCCAGACCGTACTGGTTCATTTGAAATTGATGCAGATTTGGTTGAAAAGAACGTAACCACAACCTTATCCATAATTTCATTAGGAGAAGAGGTTTGTGCCGATATTCAGGTATCTCCAATTCAGTTTATTGTTACAGACCCTCTAGCCAACGTAACGGACACCTGTGAGGGCGAAGATATTTCAGTAAGCTTAAGCGATATTTTTGACCCTTCTTTCACTCGGGCAGACGGCACTTATGATGTTAATTACACCATTACCGCGCCAAGTGCCACAGAAACAACACATACTGCTAGTGCCATTACATTCACTTCCGGCAGTGCAAATTTTACTATCCCTACTTCCCAAATTACGGAAACTGGAGAATACGATTTTGATTTTGAAGTGGATAATGGATTCCCTATGGAATGTGATATTACCAATACTGCAATAATTACGGCTATACCAGAGGCTATTCAGCTAGATATAGTGGTAGATAATTCATGCAACGCTACAGGTATTGACGTTTTAGTAACCGCACCCACCCTCACGGACGGAGCGTATATTGTTACCTATGAAGTTGTTTCACAAGAAACCAACACCATCTTAATAGACAATACCATTAATTTCTCCGGAGGTACTGCAGATTATCAAATTGACGTGGCTACGTTAGAACAAGGCAATTATACGGTTACCGTAAAAAGTACACAAAATGACACCACGCCTTGTAGAACAATTTTCGATTTCGAGGTGAATGAAAATTTTGCCATTGAAGGTGTTCCCGCTTTACCGGAAGCTGAACCTTTGCAAACCATTTGTCTTGCCCAATTCCCCTCTTCATCTCCTACATTACAGGATATTGAAGTAACTGCCAATGGCGAAATCATGTTTTATGACACGGCAACGGATATGGATATTCTTCCCATAGATACCGAGCTTGTGGATGGTGAAGATTATTTTATCTCAAACATAGACCCTAACAATAATTGTGAAGGTTCTGATAGAGTTCAGGTTTCCGTTATTCTTTCAGATCCTGAAACGCCAATGCTATTTGTTGGAAATCCTACATTTTGTGGTTCAGAAAACCCCGTAGTAAATAATTTGAATGCCAGCGTAGCCAGTAGCAATGCCATAGTGTGGTATGAAACTGAAACAGGAGGAACGGCCTTAGATACGAATACCGGTTTGATTGACGGAAAAAGCTATTATGCCGCAACTGAAGTTGATGGAAAATGCCAAAGTTCTGTACGGACCGAAGTAATCCCAACAGTTTATCAATTAGAACCGGCTAGTTTAGCATTTACCACATTGGTTCTTTGCGGATTGGACGAACCCACAATAGAAAATTTAAGTGATGCCGAAAGTAATTCTTCATATGATGTGCTGTGGTACGATACTCCTTCAAACGGCATTCCACTTGAAGAAGATGTTCTTTTAATTTCGGGAACCACGTATTATGCCGAAAGTTTCAATCCGGATACAGGTTGTATGAATCCTGAGCGAATGGCCATCACCATTGACCTTACCAATTGTGAACCTGAAGAATACGGATTCTTTATTCCCGATGGATTTTCTCCCAACGGAGATGGTAAAAATGATACGTTCTTCATTCCAAATATTGAAATTATATTTCCTGAATTCACATTGGAAATTTTAAACCGATACGGTACTTCCCTATTTAAAGGAGACCGAAGCAGCCCGGCCTGGAATGGAAAAAATGGAAGCGGCACAGCCCCTAACGGCGTGTACTTCTACATTATAGATTATAACAAAGAAGGTCATAACCCGGTACAGGGCAGATTGTACCTTAACCGCTAA
- a CDS encoding toxin-antitoxin system YwqK family antitoxin → MKNIFLIIKKNIISKAYFEDGTLAGETSYTERGNIICNTYHENGQLHSSIIYEDTELSSKIDGEWITYHANGIIQEEYTIKNGYQVGVTKEYYNDGILKSTTPYNEKGQYHGSRRFYSTKSSLDLEVQYVNGEKSKVNFGN, encoded by the coding sequence ATGAAGAATATTTTTTTGATAATAAAAAAAAATATAATTAGTAAAGCATACTTTGAAGATGGTACATTAGCTGGAGAGACAAGTTATACTGAGAGAGGGAATATAATTTGTAATACCTATCATGAAAATGGACAATTACATAGCTCTATAATATATGAGGACACAGAATTATCATCAAAAATAGATGGGGAATGGATAACCTATCATGCTAATGGAATTATTCAAGAAGAATATACAATAAAGAACGGATATCAAGTTGGTGTTACCAAAGAATATTACAACGACGGGATACTAAAAAGCACAACACCTTACAATGAAAAAGGCCAATACCATGGCTCTCGCAGGTTTTATTCAACAAAAAGTTCTTTAGATTTAGAGGTACAGTATGTAAATGGAGAAAAAAGCAAAGTCAATTTTGGAAATTAA
- a CDS encoding PorP/SprF family type IX secretion system membrane protein, translating to MKEIKLYFIFLMFVCAAAHGQQDPQYTQYMYNMNVVNPAYTTNEVGMLNFGGLYRSQWKNAIGSPKTLTFFTHVPMSDKVEVGLSFITDEIGDGALKENNIYADFAYILKLDDKSNLSLGLKGGFTTFETNFDGFMLPEFQDDPAFNENINSTFPNVGIGAFYHRQNFYAGISAPNLLTTKHLENKDGINRIGSENIHFFLTSGYVYELNPDLKLKPSALAKIVEGSPLTVDVSLNALFLNRFEGGLSYRLEDSVSAMFNIAATPALRIGYAYDYTLSNLSTYSSGSHEIFVLFNLDLLGLGKGYDKSPRFY from the coding sequence ATGAAAGAAATAAAACTATATTTTATTTTTCTGATGTTCGTGTGTGCTGCGGCCCATGGGCAACAAGACCCCCAATACACCCAGTACATGTACAACATGAACGTTGTGAACCCTGCCTACACCACCAATGAGGTGGGTATGCTCAACTTTGGCGGATTGTACCGCTCTCAATGGAAAAATGCCATAGGAAGTCCTAAAACACTTACCTTTTTTACACATGTTCCCATGAGTGATAAAGTGGAAGTGGGCCTATCTTTTATTACGGATGAAATTGGAGATGGCGCTTTAAAGGAAAATAATATCTATGCAGATTTTGCATACATTTTAAAATTAGATGACAAGAGTAACCTTTCATTAGGGCTAAAAGGTGGCTTCACCACTTTTGAGACCAATTTTGACGGCTTTATGCTTCCTGAGTTTCAAGATGACCCTGCTTTTAACGAAAATATAAACAGTACATTTCCAAATGTAGGTATTGGTGCTTTTTACCACAGACAAAATTTTTATGCTGGCATTTCAGCTCCCAACCTGTTGACAACAAAACATCTTGAAAACAAAGACGGAATTAATCGTATTGGCTCAGAAAATATTCACTTTTTCCTTACTTCGGGTTACGTGTATGAATTAAATCCAGATTTAAAACTTAAACCTTCGGCATTGGCTAAAATTGTAGAGGGATCTCCTTTAACTGTGGATGTTTCGCTGAACGCCCTTTTCCTAAATCGTTTTGAAGGGGGATTGTCATACCGCTTGGAAGACTCCGTAAGTGCCATGTTCAACATTGCCGCCACACCTGCTTTGCGTATTGGTTATGCCTATGATTATACGCTATCGAACCTCAGCACCTACAGTTCTGGTTCCCATGAAATATTTGTTCTTTTTAATCTCGATTTACTGGGCCTCGGCAAAGGATACGACAAATCACCTAGATTCTACTAA